A section of the Candidatus Poribacteria bacterium genome encodes:
- the recO gene encoding DNA repair protein RecO, with translation MAAQKTQAIVIRTFPLKEFHKIITFYTPDFGKVKAVAYGVKSPKSKLGGSLELLNHGMLIFQHRENRELQNITDFNLINGFDTIRSDFTRITYGCYFAELVDSIASEGIANPEIFDLLRTTYKFLVDVDDVPLLARGFEIKFLDCAGYGPELSRCVHCGSGVNGAGTEKFGIAFSVRYGGVLCGDCKNRDGAAFTIAPGSRELLKMLRKSEWERFNRIRASTRNHNELKRALGSFIEYHTERNLKSLRFIESVLG, from the coding sequence ATGGCAGCCCAAAAGACCCAAGCGATTGTCATTCGCACCTTCCCGCTTAAAGAATTCCACAAAATAATTACCTTCTACACGCCTGACTTCGGGAAGGTCAAAGCGGTCGCCTACGGCGTGAAAAGTCCGAAAAGCAAACTTGGCGGGAGTTTAGAGCTCCTCAACCACGGAATGCTTATCTTCCAACACCGAGAAAACCGAGAATTACAGAACATCACCGACTTCAATCTGATTAACGGATTTGATACAATCCGCTCCGATTTCACGCGCATCACTTACGGCTGCTATTTCGCTGAACTCGTAGATAGTATCGCATCAGAAGGCATCGCTAACCCTGAAATTTTCGATCTCCTCCGAACCACCTATAAATTTTTAGTCGATGTGGACGATGTTCCATTGCTTGCAAGAGGGTTTGAAATTAAATTTTTGGACTGTGCAGGCTACGGGCCGGAACTTTCGCGTTGTGTACACTGCGGTTCAGGCGTAAATGGTGCAGGCACAGAGAAATTCGGCATCGCGTTCAGTGTTCGGTACGGGGGTGTACTTTGCGGCGATTGCAAAAACCGAGACGGTGCTGCCTTTACAATCGCACCGGGCAGTCGTGAATTGCTAAAGATGCTTCGGAAATCTGAGTGGGAGCGGTTCAACCGAATTCGCGCCTCCACCCGCAATCATAACGAACTTAAACGCGCCCTCGGCAGTTTCATTGAATATCATACCGAACGGAATTTAAAAAGCCTTAGATTCATTGAAAGTGTGTTAGGTTAG
- a CDS encoding hemolysin family protein translates to MDDLNLIIKLVSLGILLILSALFSAAEALLARLTRDDILKFAEEGGKRYELLTSLLRNPRRYSLTIITAKTILIVVSVMVFMTFWKDQYLVYPVANAALAVACFVILTELFPKNYVQGSTGEATIRALSVLRVIYWGGFVVLIPLNFLANLIVRVFGGKVTSAQDSLVSPEVLETLDNVADSQEILEPDDREMIARILDLPDKVVREIMVARTDMVCLEANTPAAEVLQTTITCRHTRIPIYEETIDRIVGILHVKDMLDCWAKDKPINLRELIVDRSPFFTPESKNISELFRELRAHKQHIAIVVDEYGGTAGIVTLENIIEEIVGEIQDEDEIDEQDDYIQMDANTYSVDARLNLMDLNERLGTEFEAENIDTIGGFVVDHLGRVPEQGYTFTFRGIRFTIFEADERRIHRIHIQMPDINIGGTS, encoded by the coding sequence TTGGACGACCTAAACCTAATCATCAAACTCGTTAGTTTAGGCATACTTCTAATTCTCAGTGCGCTGTTTTCAGCTGCTGAAGCGTTGCTTGCCCGGTTAACGCGGGACGATATTCTCAAGTTTGCCGAGGAAGGCGGGAAACGCTACGAACTCTTAACCTCGCTGCTGCGCAATCCACGTCGCTATTCGCTGACTATCATCACGGCAAAAACGATCTTGATAGTGGTAAGCGTTATGGTATTCATGACGTTTTGGAAAGACCAATATTTGGTGTATCCAGTGGCAAATGCAGCACTGGCAGTCGCATGTTTCGTCATCCTTACCGAATTGTTCCCTAAAAACTATGTCCAGGGCAGCACAGGGGAAGCAACCATCCGAGCGCTCAGCGTTCTCCGCGTGATTTACTGGGGCGGGTTTGTTGTTTTAATCCCACTAAATTTCCTCGCAAATCTCATTGTCCGAGTCTTCGGGGGCAAGGTTACCTCAGCCCAAGACAGCCTCGTATCCCCAGAGGTTTTAGAAACACTCGACAACGTCGCCGATAGCCAAGAAATCTTAGAACCCGACGATCGAGAAATGATTGCTCGGATTTTAGATTTACCAGATAAAGTTGTCCGAGAAATTATGGTCGCGCGAACTGATATGGTCTGTCTCGAAGCCAATACACCCGCCGCTGAAGTGCTACAGACAACGATTACCTGCCGACACACGCGTATTCCGATCTACGAAGAAACCATCGACCGCATCGTCGGAATTTTGCACGTTAAAGACATGCTGGATTGCTGGGCAAAAGACAAGCCGATCAATCTAAGAGAACTCATCGTCGATCGGAGTCCTTTTTTCACACCGGAAAGTAAGAACATTTCGGAACTCTTCAGGGAACTTCGGGCACATAAACAGCATATAGCAATCGTTGTGGACGAATACGGCGGCACTGCTGGAATAGTGACGCTGGAAAATATCATCGAAGAAATTGTGGGTGAAATCCAAGATGAAGATGAAATAGACGAACAGGATGACTACATCCAGATGGATGCCAACACCTATTCGGTTGATGCGAGATTGAATCTTATGGACTTGAACGAAAGACTCGGCACAGAATTTGAAGCGGAAAACATCGATACAATCGGCGGGTTCGTTGTAGATCACCTCGGGCGTGTGCCTGAACAAGGCTATACATTTACCTTCCGCGGTATCCGCTTCACCATATTTGAGGCGGATGAGCGACGCATCCACAGGATTCATATCCAGATGCCGGATATCAACATAGGCGGTACTTCTTGA
- the ybeY gene encoding rRNA maturation RNase YbeY → MIRVTNTSSNTTFDVEVVYSAVRATLKAHDAEACEVSVLLTDDNDIRNLNRDYRKIDKPTDVLAFAMREGEDNLLNPNLLGDLVISLETAARHAATADEGLSGTSSSIETEVAMLTIHGALHLLGYDHQTQDEATIMFEKQKAIFCLLQAP, encoded by the coding sequence TTGATTCGTGTTACCAATACGAGTAGCAACACTACCTTTGATGTGGAAGTGGTTTACAGCGCGGTGCGTGCAACATTGAAGGCACATGACGCAGAAGCGTGCGAAGTCAGTGTCCTCTTGACAGATGATAACGACATAAGGAACCTCAATCGCGACTATCGAAAAATCGATAAACCGACCGATGTACTGGCGTTTGCAATGCGCGAAGGTGAAGATAACCTTCTGAACCCGAACCTACTCGGAGATCTCGTTATATCCCTTGAAACCGCAGCACGACACGCCGCAACAGCGGATGAGGGACTCAGCGGGACCTCCAGCAGCATTGAAACCGAAGTTGCAATGCTTACAATACACGGGGCACTACATCTATTAGGATATGACCATCAAACGCAAGACGAAGCAACAATCATGTTTGAGAAACAGAAAGCCATCTTCTGTCTATTACAGGCACCGTAG
- a CDS encoding PhoH family protein gives MQKQESKGVPIQSNAEVQALFGQSDAFLKMIEDGFDVRVVLKSDSIAVIGENVTEVNRVTTVLESLLHRIRKGERIEATDVSYVIRASDTDEQDIPSGIGAESIPVFSKRGVIRPKTAGQKRYVEAIKDNDLVFGIGPAGTGKTYLAMAMAVSALKSGQVSRIILTRPAVEAGERLGFLPGDIADKVHPYLRPLYDALYDMMPPETLDKYIERNVIEVAPIAFMRGRTLNNSFVVLDEAQNATIEQMKMFLTRLGFDSKAVVTGDITQTDLPTHKVSGLADAQEVLSGINGIQFIYFSRVDVVRHELVQRIVEAYEQASPQNTKRNNGVGPPDVSTEEG, from the coding sequence TTGCAGAAACAAGAATCTAAGGGTGTTCCCATACAGAGCAACGCTGAAGTGCAAGCCCTCTTTGGGCAAAGTGATGCCTTTCTAAAAATGATTGAAGATGGATTTGACGTGCGCGTTGTTTTGAAAAGTGACAGCATCGCTGTCATCGGTGAAAACGTTACAGAAGTTAACCGGGTGACAACGGTTCTCGAATCACTACTTCACCGCATCCGGAAAGGAGAACGCATTGAAGCGACCGATGTTAGCTACGTAATTCGCGCATCGGATACGGATGAACAAGACATCCCAAGTGGAATCGGAGCTGAGTCGATTCCAGTATTCTCAAAACGTGGGGTCATCCGCCCCAAAACGGCTGGGCAGAAAAGGTACGTTGAGGCGATCAAAGACAACGACCTTGTTTTCGGCATCGGACCCGCCGGTACAGGCAAAACTTACCTTGCCATGGCTATGGCTGTTTCCGCGCTTAAAAGCGGACAGGTGAGTCGAATCATTTTGACACGTCCTGCCGTTGAAGCCGGTGAACGCCTCGGTTTTTTACCCGGCGACATCGCAGATAAGGTGCATCCATACCTACGCCCTTTGTATGACGCGCTCTACGATATGATGCCACCAGAAACACTCGACAAATACATCGAGCGGAACGTCATTGAGGTCGCACCCATTGCGTTTATGCGAGGTAGAACCCTTAACAATTCGTTTGTTGTCCTCGATGAAGCACAAAACGCGACGATAGAACAGATGAAGATGTTCTTGACTCGTCTCGGTTTTGATTCTAAAGCTGTGGTTACAGGCGACATCACACAGACGGACCTTCCAACACATAAAGTTTCAGGGCTCGCAGATGCACAAGAAGTGCTTTCGGGAATCAACGGAATCCAGTTCATCTATTTTTCCAGAGTCGATGTCGTCCGACATGAATTGGTTCAACGCATTGTCGAGGCTTATGAGCAGGCATCACCGCAAAACACAAAACGGAATAATGGCGTAGGTCCACCGGATGTGTCTACCGAAGAAGGATAG